The Natronoarchaeum philippinense genome has a window encoding:
- a CDS encoding DUF4396 domain-containing protein → MSPEQLIADIERALEPVRTIMTPILSDPFVMGLWSLLVVAAVGTLWWDIHERNRAIPSMMKGVWTLVVVYSGPFGLAVYWYSGRTQISNDSLWRRGFRSTAHCYSGCGAGEVVGFVLLAGLLALESTLVVTAGTFGFAYLFGYGLTVGPLMQEGVGFGEAMLDALYSETPSITLMEVAAIGTDLLIAGQAHIGDLLFWGALVFSLSVGFVVAFPVNVSLVYAGVKEGMKNPAELGQQTG, encoded by the coding sequence ATCGCAGACATCGAGCGAGCGCTGGAACCGGTACGAACCATCATGACGCCGATCCTCTCGGACCCGTTCGTGATGGGACTCTGGAGCCTGCTCGTAGTGGCGGCTGTCGGGACGCTCTGGTGGGACATTCACGAGCGAAACCGGGCCATCCCGTCGATGATGAAAGGCGTCTGGACGCTCGTCGTAGTGTATTCGGGACCGTTCGGACTCGCGGTCTACTGGTACTCCGGGCGGACACAGATCTCCAACGACTCGCTGTGGCGCCGCGGCTTCCGATCGACGGCGCACTGCTACTCGGGTTGTGGCGCCGGCGAAGTCGTCGGCTTCGTGTTGCTCGCCGGCCTGCTCGCCCTCGAAAGCACGCTCGTCGTCACCGCGGGTACGTTCGGGTTCGCGTACCTGTTCGGCTACGGGCTCACGGTCGGCCCGCTCATGCAGGAGGGCGTCGGCTTCGGCGAGGCGATGCTCGACGCACTGTACAGCGAGACGCCGAGCATCACCCTCATGGAGGTCGCCGCCATCGGGACGGACCTGTTGATCGCGGGGCAGGCCCACATCGGCGATCTCCTGTTTTGGGGCGCGCTCGTGTTCTCGCTGTCGGTCGGGTTCGTCGTCGCCTTCCCCGTGAACGTGTCGCTGGTCTACGCTGGCGTCAAAGAAGGGATGAAAAATCCCGCCGAACTCGGTCAACAGACGGGCTGA
- a CDS encoding PAS domain S-box protein — protein MTASIQVLHVDDEPEFAELAADFLRRADDRFDVVTETSAEAGMEVLDRRDIDCIVSDHDMPGMNGIEFLEAIREENPDLPFILFTGKGSEAVASKAVSAGVTDYLQKETGTDHYTLLANRIENAVERYRSERAVERQKRRLETLVSNLPGIVYRCSNDPEWPMEDVEGECEQLTGYSAAAIEAGDIVWGTDVVHEDDQAKVWNEVQHAIDQNEPFECTYRITTADGETKWIWERGRGVEATNGEVEAIEGFITDITESKRRERRFEAIFNNTYQFTGLIDPDGRIVEVNEAALSFAGIDRDEAVGTPLWEGAWFESNERASETVREAVETARRGELFREEFTIQGEDEVAVVDFSIRPITDEDGDVTMLVPEGRNVTELKERERTLQRNENRFEAIFNDPNLLVGLLDTDGTVRDVNDTSLEYLDADRDDVLGRPFWDTPWWTDDQRDDVRAWVDAAADGKYVEYDATHSTDDGAPITVEGNFRPVTGADGEVTRIVVSATDVTERKRRERELKRRNERFDEFASFVSHDLQSPVSAVKGRLELALDTGDLDHVEKAVDAIDRVDELRADLVNTLRTGEIVSATEQVGVEPAMHAVWSAIDPPNAASFRVPTECTVEADPDAFQRMLENLVGNSIEHGGDAVDIRVGPRDEGFYYEDDGPGIDPEHRTRVFTPGYSTKEGEEGIGMGMASIRQIVLAHGWEISIEDAQRLDGVRFELRTDS, from the coding sequence ATGACTGCGTCTATTCAGGTGCTTCACGTCGACGACGAGCCTGAATTTGCCGAGCTGGCTGCGGACTTTCTCCGACGCGCCGACGACCGGTTCGATGTCGTAACCGAGACGAGCGCCGAGGCGGGCATGGAAGTGCTCGACCGCCGCGATATCGACTGTATCGTCTCCGACCACGACATGCCCGGCATGAACGGTATCGAGTTTCTCGAAGCGATCAGAGAGGAAAATCCCGATCTCCCGTTCATTCTCTTCACCGGCAAGGGCTCCGAGGCTGTCGCGAGCAAGGCCGTCTCGGCCGGCGTCACCGATTACCTGCAGAAAGAAACCGGCACGGACCACTACACCCTGCTCGCCAACCGCATCGAAAACGCGGTCGAGCGCTATCGCTCCGAGCGAGCGGTCGAACGACAAAAGCGCCGCCTCGAAACGCTCGTCAGCAACCTTCCCGGCATCGTCTATCGGTGTTCGAACGACCCCGAGTGGCCCATGGAGGATGTCGAAGGCGAGTGCGAACAGCTGACGGGCTATTCCGCCGCTGCGATCGAAGCTGGTGATATCGTCTGGGGGACTGATGTTGTCCACGAGGACGATCAGGCGAAGGTCTGGAACGAGGTACAGCACGCGATCGACCAGAACGAACCCTTCGAGTGTACCTACCGGATCACGACTGCCGATGGCGAGACCAAGTGGATCTGGGAGCGCGGGCGCGGCGTCGAAGCGACGAACGGCGAGGTCGAGGCTATCGAGGGCTTTATCACCGATATCACCGAGTCAAAGCGCCGGGAACGGCGCTTCGAGGCCATCTTCAACAACACGTACCAGTTCACCGGGCTTATCGATCCCGACGGTCGGATCGTCGAGGTCAACGAGGCCGCGCTTTCGTTCGCGGGCATCGACCGTGACGAGGCCGTCGGGACGCCGCTGTGGGAGGGGGCGTGGTTCGAATCGAACGAGCGAGCCTCCGAAACCGTCCGCGAGGCCGTCGAGACCGCCCGTCGCGGCGAACTGTTCCGCGAGGAGTTCACGATTCAGGGCGAGGACGAGGTGGCCGTGGTCGACTTTTCGATCCGGCCGATCACCGACGAGGACGGCGACGTGACGATGTTGGTCCCCGAAGGGAGAAACGTAACCGAACTGAAAGAGCGCGAGCGGACGCTACAGCGGAACGAGAACCGCTTCGAGGCCATCTTCAACGACCCGAACCTCTTGGTTGGACTGCTGGATACCGACGGCACGGTCCGCGATGTCAACGACACCTCGCTGGAGTACCTCGACGCGGACAGGGACGACGTTCTCGGACGCCCGTTCTGGGACACCCCATGGTGGACTGACGACCAGCGCGATGACGTTCGGGCGTGGGTCGACGCGGCCGCCGACGGGAAGTACGTCGAATACGACGCCACGCATTCTACTGACGACGGGGCGCCGATCACGGTCGAAGGGAACTTCCGTCCCGTCACCGGCGCCGACGGCGAGGTCACTCGGATCGTCGTCTCGGCGACCGACGTTACCGAGCGTAAGCGACGCGAACGCGAACTCAAACGGCGTAACGAGCGCTTCGACGAGTTCGCTAGTTTCGTCTCTCACGACCTACAGAGTCCGGTTTCAGCCGTCAAGGGCCGACTGGAGCTCGCCCTCGACACCGGCGATCTCGACCACGTCGAGAAGGCGGTCGACGCCATCGACCGCGTCGACGAACTGCGGGCCGATCTCGTGAACACGCTCCGGACCGGCGAGATCGTCTCGGCGACCGAGCAGGTCGGTGTCGAACCCGCTATGCACGCGGTCTGGTCGGCGATCGACCCGCCCAACGCGGCGTCCTTTCGCGTGCCGACGGAGTGTACCGTCGAGGCTGATCCGGACGCGTTCCAGCGCATGCTCGAAAACCTCGTCGGCAACTCGATCGAACACGGCGGCGATGCCGTCGACATTCGGGTCGGTCCACGCGACGAGGGGTTCTACTACGAGGACGACGGGCCGGGGATCGATCCGGAGCATCGGACGAGGGTGTTCACACCGGGTTACTCGACCAAAGAGGGCGAGGAGGGCATCGGCATGGGGATGGCGAGCATCCGCCAGATCGTCCTCGCACACGGCTGGGAAATCAGCATTGAGGACGCCCAGCGACTCGACGGCGTCCGCTTCGAGCTACGCACCGATTCGTAA